CCTGCACTTCATGCGCGCCATTGGCATAGGCGTGCAGGAGCCCGATGGCGACACTCTCATAACCGCGCGCGGCAACCTGCTCCACCACTTCGGCAACGGATTGTGCGTCCAGCGGCAGCAGGACCTGCCCGTCGGCATCCATGCGTTCGCGCACGACCAGACGGTCTGCACGATCAATAAGGGCAGGGGGAAGGGTGATGTTCAGGTCGTACTGTTCAAAGCGGTTTTCCGTCCGCATTTCCAGCACGTCCCGAAAGCCCGCGGTGGTGATGAAGGCGGTTTTCGCGCCGCTGCGCTCGATCAGCGCATTGGTGGCAAGGGTGGTGCCATGCACGATAACGTCGATACGGTTCAGGGGAATGCCCGCATTGTCGCAGACAATTTGCAGCCCCTTCAGGATGGCCCGTTCCGGGCCGCCGTAATCGGTCAGGATTTTTGTGGAAAAAAGATGTCCGTTGTGTTCGAGGGCAACGTCCGTGAACGTTCCTCCGATATCAACGCCTACACGATAGCTCTGCTGGGCCGACGTCATGACCGACTCCTCTGCACCAATCGGTTGTTTCAGGCTTCAAACTTGTATGACAAGCCCTAAGGCACTTGTGCTATATGTGTCAACATCGTAACGTTCCGGAATGGATGGCTGATGGCTGGATGTCATTGCGTCCGTGCTCCCGTAGCGAAAGGTTTGTCCATGCAGGTTTCACAATCCGGGCGTGTCGACCATTCTCCTGCCGGCTCTCCGGTCGGAACCGGCAGGCTGTCATTGCTGGACCTTACCCTGATTGGCTGCGGCGCGACATTCGGGTCGGGATGGCTGTTCGCGTCGTCACGGGTTGCGACCCTGGCGGGGCCGTGGGGGCTGCTCGCGTGGGGGATTGGCGGGCTTGTGGCGCTGCTTCTGGGCATCATCTACTGTGAACTGGGTGCCGCGTTGCCACAGCGGGGCGGGGTGGTCCGGTATCCCTACTGTTCCCATGGGCGGTTTCTGGGGTTCATGGTCAGTCTCGTGACCGTGGTGGCATTTTCAAGCATTGTCTCGATCGAGGTGGTCGCGGCCCGGCAGTATGTCTCCGTATGGTTTCCGGCGCTCAGCCAGGCGGGTGGCGCGCCCGGCCTTGCGGGCTGGGTGGTGCAGGCGCTGGTCATTGCATTCCTGTGTTACCTGAACCTGAAGGATGGAAAGACCTTTGCCTGGATCAACAATATTGTCACGATCCTGAAATTTTCCGTCCCGTTCCTGGTTGTCGGGACCCTGCTGCCGCGCCTGTCTGCCGCCCCTTTCATGGTGCCGGTCTCCGGTTCTCCTGTCACGGGAATGGTGACGGCCCTGTCCTCGGGCGGGATCATCTTTGCCTTTCTCGGCCTGACACCCATTGTCGCCGCGGCGGGGGAAGTGCGGCATCCGCAGCGCAACGTGCCCCGCGCGCTGTTTGCTTCGGTCGCCTTTACGACGGTCGTCTATGTCGTGCTGCAGGCAACCTTTATCGGCGCGCTGCCTCTCGCGGCCCTGCATGACGGGTGGGGGCCCATCGAGGACCGGTTTCCCCTGCCATTCCATGACATCATGGTTGTTGCCGGTATTGCGTGGGTGGCCGTGCTGGTCCTGTCGGATGCCTGTGTTTCCCCGCTGGGCACGGGGAATGTCTATCTCAGTTCGACCTGCCGGGTTGCGGATGCGTGGCTGCATGAAGCGGGGCTGCTGCCGGGTAATGCCCGGCGCGCGGGACCTGTTTCCCTGCGGGCCATGGTCCTGTCCGTCGGGCTGTGCCTGTTCTGGACGCTGCCTTTTCCATCATGGAGCAGTCTGGTGGGTGTCGTCTCGACGGCAATCGTCATGAGCTATGCCTTCGTGCCGGTCATCCTCGCGGCCCTGCGGCGGAGCTGTCCTGACCTTCCGCGCCCGTTC
This portion of the Komagataeibacter sp. FNDCF1 genome encodes:
- a CDS encoding APC family permease, with protein sequence MQVSQSGRVDHSPAGSPVGTGRLSLLDLTLIGCGATFGSGWLFASSRVATLAGPWGLLAWGIGGLVALLLGIIYCELGAALPQRGGVVRYPYCSHGRFLGFMVSLVTVVAFSSIVSIEVVAARQYVSVWFPALSQAGGAPGLAGWVVQALVIAFLCYLNLKDGKTFAWINNIVTILKFSVPFLVVGTLLPRLSAAPFMVPVSGSPVTGMVTALSSGGIIFAFLGLTPIVAAAGEVRHPQRNVPRALFASVAFTTVVYVVLQATFIGALPLAALHDGWGPIEDRFPLPFHDIMVVAGIAWVAVLVLSDACVSPLGTGNVYLSSTCRVADAWLHEAGLLPGNARRAGPVSLRAMVLSVGLCLFWTLPFPSWSSLVGVVSTAIVMSYAFVPVILAALRRSCPDLPRPFRVRWLGVIGPLSFVMSSFVVLWAGWHTVLWLLSGQIVLGMLYLACRVIASPRRAGALVLPNLWVLAYFCGMILFSCMDQDLAMETLAAPGRLVMFLVFLVGVYFWGAHSGLRAPTLSAASREGVLSASFVSMNISSGVR